In Haemorhous mexicanus isolate bHaeMex1 chromosome 6, bHaeMex1.pri, whole genome shotgun sequence, a single window of DNA contains:
- the CRY2 gene encoding cryptochrome-2 isoform X3 yields MKAGLLTDGCVRTAGRSKTRIIELNGHKPPLTYKRFQAIISRMELPKKPVSTVISQQMETCKVDIQENHDDVYGVPSLEELGFPTDGLAPAVWQGGETEALARLDKHLERKAWVANYERPRMNANSLLASPTGLSPYLRFGCLSCRLFYYRLWELYKKVKRNSTPPLSLYGQLLWREFFYTAATNNPKFDRMEGNPICIQIPWDRNPEALAKWAEGKTGFPWIDAIMTQLRQEGWIHHLARHAVACFLTRGDLWISWESGVRVFDELLLDADFSVNAGSWMWLSCSAFFQQFFHCYCPVGFGRRTDPSGDYVKRYLPKLKGFPSRYIYEPWNAPESVQKAAKCIIGVDYPKPMVNHAETSRLNIERMKQIYQQLSRYRGLCLLASVPSCVEDLSGPVTDSAAGQGCSTSTAVRLSQADQASPKRKHEGAEEPCPEELYKRAKVTGLPTSEISGKSL; encoded by the exons ATGAAAGCAGGGCTTTTAACTGATGGATGTGTCAGGACAGCTGGAAGAAGTAAAACAAG AATAATTGAGCTGAATGGCCACAAGCCACCCCTCACCTACAAGCGCTTCCAGGCCATCATTAGCCGTATGGAGCTCCCAAAGAAGCCAGTGAGCACTGTAATAAGTCAGCAGATGGAAACATGTAAAGTGGACATCCAGGAAAACCATGACGATGTCTATGgggtcccatccctggaagagctgG GCTTTCCTACAGATGGTCTTGCCCCTGCAGTCTGGCAAGGAGGGGAGACAGAAGCTCTGGCACGGCTGGATAAACACTTGGAAAGAAAG GCATGGGTTGCAAATTACGAAAGACCACGGATGAATGCCAATTCATTGCTGGCCAGCCCTACGGGACTCAGTCCCTACTTGCGTTTTGGCTGCTTGTCCTGCCGCTTGTTTTACTATCGTCTCTGGGAGCTGTATAAGAAG GTGAAGCGGAACAGCACACCCCCCCTCTCTCTGTATGGACAGCTGCTGTGGCGGGAGTTCTTCTACACAGCAGCCACCAACAACCCAAAGTTTGATCGCATGGAGGGGAATCCCATCTGCATACAAATCCCCTGGGACAGGAACCCTGAAGCCTTGGCAAAGTGGGCAGAGGGCAAGACAGGCTTCCCTTGGATTGATGCAATCATGACCCAGCTGAGACAAGAAGGGTGGATCCACCATCTGGCCAGACATGCAGTGGCCTGCTTCCTGACCAGGGGTGACCTCTGGATCAGCTGGGAGTCAGGAGTCAGG GTGTTTGATGAACTGTTGCTGGATGCAGATTTCAGCGTGAATGCAGGCAGCTGGATGTGGCTCTCGTGCAGCGCTTTCTTCCAACAGTTCTTCCACTGTTACTGTCCTGTGGGCTTCGGACGTCGCACAGACCCCAGTGGTGACTATGTGAA GAGGTATCTGCCCAAACTAAAGGGTTTCCCTTCACGGTATATCTACGAACCATGGAATGCCCCAGAGTCTGTGCAGAAGGCAGCCAAGTGCATCATTGGGGTGGACTACCCCAAACCCATGGTGAACCACGCAGAGACCAGCCGACTGAACATTGAGCGGATGAAGCAGATCTACCAGCAGCTGTCGCGCTATAGGGGCCTCT GTTTGCTGGCATCCGTGCCTTCTTGTGTGGAAGATCTCAGTGGCCCGGTCACAGActcagctgcagggcagggctgcagcaccagtACAG CAGTGAGGCTGTCTCAAGCAGACCAGGCTTCTCCAAAACGCAAACACGAGGGAGCAGAAGAGCCATGCCCTGAAGAACTCTACAAACGAGCCAAAGTGACAGGTCTCCCCACTTCAGAGATCTCTGGCAAGAGTTTGTGA